A region from the Sulfurospirillum oryzae genome encodes:
- the groL gene encoding chaperonin GroEL (60 kDa chaperone family; promotes refolding of misfolded polypeptides especially under stressful conditions; forms two stacked rings of heptamers to form a barrel-shaped 14mer; ends can be capped by GroES; misfolded proteins enter the barrel where they are refolded when GroES binds): MAKEIQFSDSARNALYEGVKKLNDAVKVTMGPRGRNVLIQKSFGAPSITKDGVSVAKEIELKDTIENMGAQLVKEVASKTADQAGDGTTTATVLAHAIFKEGLRNITAGANPVEVKRGMDKAAEAIIAELKTMAKAVKDKKEIAQVATISANSDTVIGELIAEAMEKVGKDGVITVEEAKGIQDELDVVEGMQFDRGYLSPYFVTNPEKMQTIMEHPFILLYDKKVSNLKDLLPVLEQVQKTGKPLLIIAEDIDGEALATLVVNKLRGVLNIAAVKAPGFGDRRKAMLEDIAIISGGEVISEELGRTLEAATLADLGQAARIVIDKDNTTIVNGNGEKARIDARVGQIKAQIADTSSDYDKEKLQERLAKLSGGVAVIKVGAATETEMKEKKDRVDDALSATKAAVEEGIVVGGGSAFLLANAKIKLNLTGDEAIGAEIVTRALKAPLKQIAENAGFDAGVVANNVLSSNKANYGFNASTGEYVDMFEAGIVDPVKVSRIALQNAVSVASLLLTTEATISNAKEDKASSMPDMSGMGGMGGMGGMM, from the coding sequence GACCACGTGGTCGCAATGTTTTGATTCAAAAAAGCTTTGGCGCTCCTAGCATCACAAAAGACGGTGTTTCTGTCGCAAAAGAGATCGAACTTAAAGATACGATTGAGAACATGGGTGCTCAACTTGTTAAAGAAGTTGCATCTAAAACAGCTGACCAAGCGGGCGATGGCACAACCACTGCAACCGTTTTAGCACACGCTATTTTCAAAGAAGGTCTTAGAAACATCACTGCAGGTGCAAACCCAGTTGAAGTAAAACGTGGTATGGACAAAGCGGCTGAAGCGATCATCGCAGAGCTTAAAACGATGGCAAAAGCGGTTAAAGATAAAAAAGAGATCGCACAAGTTGCAACGATTTCTGCAAACTCTGACACAGTTATTGGTGAGTTAATCGCTGAAGCTATGGAAAAAGTAGGCAAAGACGGCGTTATTACCGTTGAAGAAGCTAAAGGTATTCAAGACGAGTTAGACGTTGTTGAGGGTATGCAGTTTGATCGTGGTTACCTCTCTCCTTACTTTGTAACCAACCCTGAAAAAATGCAAACCATTATGGAACATCCATTTATTTTATTGTATGACAAAAAAGTTTCTAACCTTAAAGACCTTCTTCCTGTGTTAGAGCAAGTTCAAAAAACAGGTAAACCTTTACTTATCATCGCTGAAGACATTGATGGTGAAGCACTTGCAACACTTGTTGTTAACAAACTAAGAGGTGTTTTAAACATCGCTGCGGTTAAAGCTCCTGGTTTTGGCGATAGAAGAAAAGCGATGCTTGAAGACATTGCGATCATCAGTGGTGGTGAAGTCATCAGCGAAGAGCTAGGACGCACCCTTGAGGCGGCTACACTAGCAGATCTTGGTCAAGCAGCACGCATCGTGATCGACAAAGACAACACAACCATCGTTAATGGCAATGGCGAAAAAGCTCGCATTGATGCACGTGTTGGACAGATTAAAGCACAAATCGCTGATACAAGCAGTGACTACGATAAAGAAAAACTCCAAGAGCGTTTAGCAAAACTAAGCGGTGGTGTTGCGGTTATCAAAGTAGGTGCTGCAACTGAGACTGAAATGAAAGAGAAAAAAGACCGTGTTGATGACGCCCTTTCAGCAACGAAAGCGGCTGTTGAAGAAGGCATTGTTGTGGGTGGTGGTTCTGCATTCTTGCTTGCAAACGCAAAAATCAAACTAAACCTTACAGGTGATGAAGCTATCGGTGCTGAAATCGTTACACGTGCTCTTAAAGCTCCACTAAAACAAATCGCTGAGAATGCAGGTTTTGATGCAGGCGTTGTAGCAAATAACGTTCTTTCAAGCAACAAAGCAAACTATGGCTTTAACGCTTCAACAGGTGAGTATGTGGATATGTTTGAAGCAGGCATCGTTGATCCTGTTAAAGTTTCTCGCATCGCACTTCAAAATGCGGTTTCTGTCGCAAGTCTACTTCTGACAACGGAAGCTACTATTAGCAATGCAAAAGAGGACAAAGCCTCTTCAATGCCAGATATGAGTGGCATGGGCGGAATGGGAGGCATGGG